The proteins below come from a single Zea mays cultivar B73 chromosome 8, Zm-B73-REFERENCE-NAM-5.0, whole genome shotgun sequence genomic window:
- the LOC100284362 gene encoding aspartic proteinase oryzasin-1 isoform X1, whose translation MGPRGVALALLAAALLQALAPASAAAAAAAAAGGLVRVALKKQPVDQNARVAARLSAEERQRLLLRGANALGSAGGDDDSDVIALNNYMNAQYFGEIGVGTPPQKFTVIFDTGSSNLWVPSSKCYFSIACYFHSRYKSGQSSTYKKNGKPAAIQYGTGAIAGFFSEDSVKLGDLDVNDQEFIEATKEPGLTFMVAKFDGILGLGFQEISVGNATPVWYNMVKQGLISDPVFSFWFNRHAGEGEGGEIVFGGMDSSHYKGDHTYVPVTQKGYWQFNMGDVLVDGKSTGFCAGGCAAIADSGTSLLAGPTAIITEINEKIGAAGVVSQECKTVVSQYGQQILDLLLAETQPAKICSQVGLCTFDGTHGVSTGIRSVVDDKAGKSNGGLKSDPMCNACEMAVVWMQNQLAQNKTQELILTYINQLCERLPSPMGESAVDCASLGSMPDIAFTIGGKKFKLKPEQYILKVGEGQAAQCISGFTAMDIPPPRGPLWILGDVFMGVYHTVFDYGKLRVGFAESA comes from the exons ATGGGACCCCGCGGCGTCGCCCTAGCGCTCCTCGCGGCGGCGCTCCTCCAGGCCCTCGCCcccgcgtcggcggcggcggcggcggcggcggcggcggggggccTGGTGCGGGTCGCGCTGAAGAAGCAGCCCGTCGACCAGAACGCccgcgtcgccgcgcgcctctccGCTGAGGAGAGGCAGCGCCTCCTCCTCCGCGGCGCCAACGCCCTGGGCTCGgccggcggcgacgacgactccGACGTCATCGCGCTCAATAACTACATGAACGCGCAGTACTTTGGGGAGATCGGCGTCGGGACGCCGCCGCAGAAGTTCACCGTCATCTTCGACACCGGCAGCTCCAACCTCTGGGTGCCGTCCTCCAAGTGCTATTTCTCG ATCGCTTGCTACTTCCACTCGCGCTACAAGTCAGGGCAGTCAAGTACTTATAAGAAGAACG GAAAACCTGCTGCCATTCAATATGGAACCGGTGCAATTGCTGGTTTTTTCAGTGAGGATAGCGTTAAATTAGGTGATCTGGATGTGAATGATCAG GAATTTATTGAAGCTACAAAGGAGCCAGGCCTTACCTTCATGGTTGCAAAATTTGATGGCATTCTTGGGCTAGGCTTTCAGGAAATATCTGTTGGGAATGCAACACCTGTGTG GTATAACATGGTAAAACAAGGTCTCATCAGTGACCCTGTTTTCTCTTTCTGGTTTAACCGACATGCTGGTGAAGGAGAAGGTGGTGAAATTGTGTTTGGTGGAATGGATTCTAGTCACTACAAGGGTGATCACACCTATGTCCCAGTCACTCAGAAGGGATACTGGCAG TTTAATATGGGTGATGTCCTGGTTGATGGAAAGTCCACTG GGTTTTGTGCTGGTGGTTGTGCAGCAATAGCAGATTCTGGAACTTCCTTGCTTGCTGGCCCCACA GCCATTATTACTGAAATCAACGAAAAGatcggtgctgctggtgtagtcagcCAGGAGTGCAAGACTGTTGTTTCTCAATACGGACAACAGATCCTAGATCTTCTGCTAGCTGAG ACGCAACCAGCGAAGATCTGTTCTCAGGTTGGCCTGTGCACTTTTGATGGCACTCACGGTGTTAG CACTGGAATTCGTAGCGTAGTGGATGACAAAGCTGGGAAATCAAATGGTGGTCTCAAGAGTGATCCAATGTGCAATGCCTGTGAGATGGCTGTGGTATGGATGCAGAACCAACTGGCCCAGAACAAGACACAGGAGCTCATCCTGACCTACATTAATCAG CTTTGTGAGCGTCTTCCTTCTCCCATGGGAGAATCAGCCGTGGACTGTGCCAGTCTTGGGTCCATGCCCGACATTGCGTTCACCATTGGAGGCAAGAAGTTCAAGCTGAAACCGGAGCAG TACATTCTGAAGGTCGGTGAAGGACAAGCTGCCCAGTGCATCAGTGGATTCACAGCTATGGACATCCCACCACCTCGTGGCCCCCTCTG GATCCTGGGCGATGTTTTCATGGGAGTCTACCACACCGTCTTCGATTACGGCAAGCTGAGGGTTGGCTTCGCGGAGTCGGCCTAA
- the LOC100284362 gene encoding aspartic proteinase oryzasin-1 precursor (The RefSeq protein has 6 substitutions compared to this genomic sequence), protein MGPRGVALALLAXALLQALAPASAXAAAAXAAGGLVRVALKKQPVDQNARVAARLSAEERQRLLLRGANALGSAGGDDDSDVIALNXYXNAQYFGEIGVGTPPQKFTVIFDTGSSNLWVPSSKCYFSIACYFHSRYKSGQSSTYKKNGKPAAIQYGTGAIAGFFSEDSVKLGDLDVNDQEFIEATKEPGLTFMVAKFDGILGLGFQEISVGNATPVWYNMVKQGLISDPVFSFWFNRHAGEGEGGEIVFGGMDSSHYKGDHTYVPVTQKGYWQFNMGDVLVDGKSTGFCAGGCAAIADSGTSLLAGPTAIITEINEKIGAAGVVSQECKTVVSQYGQQILDLLLAETQPAKICSQVGLCTFDGTHGVSTGIRSVVDDKAGKSNGGLKSDPMCNACEMAVVWMQNQLAQNKTQELILTYINQLCERLPSPMGESAVDCASLGSMPDIAFTIGGKKFKLKPEQYILKVGEGQAAQCISGFTAMDIPPPRGPLWILGDVFMGVYHTVFDYXKLRVGFAESA, encoded by the exons ATGGGACCCCGCGGCGTCGCCCTAGCGCTCCTCGCGGCGGCGCTCCTCCAGGCCCTCGCCcccgcgtcggcggcggcggcggcggcggcggcggcggggggccTGGTGCGGGTCGCGCTGAAGAAGCAGCCCGTCGACCAGAACGCccgcgtcgccgcgcgcctctccGCTGAGGAGAGGCAGCGCCTCCTCCTCCGCGGCGCCAACGCCCTGGGCTCGgccggcggcgacgacgactccGACGTCATCGCGCTCAATAACTACATGAACGCGCAGTACTTTGGGGAGATCGGCGTCGGGACGCCGCCGCAGAAGTTCACCGTCATCTTCGACACCGGCAGCTCCAACCTCTGGGTGCCGTCCTCCAAGTGCTATTTCTCG ATCGCTTGCTACTTCCACTCGCGCTACAAGTCAGGGCAGTCAAGTACTTATAAGAAGAACG GAAAACCTGCTGCCATTCAATATGGAACCGGTGCAATTGCTGGTTTTTTCAGTGAGGATAGCGTTAAATTAGGTGATCTGGATGTGAATGATCAG GAATTTATTGAAGCTACAAAGGAGCCAGGCCTTACCTTCATGGTTGCAAAATTTGATGGCATTCTTGGGCTAGGCTTTCAGGAAATATCTGTTGGGAATGCAACACCTGTGTG GTATAACATGGTAAAACAAGGTCTCATCAGTGACCCTGTTTTCTCTTTCTGGTTTAACCGACATGCTGGTGAAGGAGAAGGTGGTGAAATTGTGTTTGGTGGAATGGATTCTAGTCACTACAAGGGTGATCACACCTATGTCCCAGTCACTCAGAAGGGATACTGGCAG TTTAATATGGGTGATGTCCTGGTTGATGGAAAGTCCACTG GGTTTTGTGCTGGTGGTTGTGCAGCAATAGCAGATTCTGGAACTTCCTTGCTTGCTGGCCCCACA GCCATTATTACTGAAATCAACGAAAAGatcggtgctgctggtgtagtcagcCAGGAGTGCAAGACTGTTGTTTCTCAATACGGACAACAGATCCTAGATCTTCTGCTAGCTGAG ACGCAACCAGCGAAGATCTGTTCTCAGGTTGGCCTGTGCACTTTTGATGGCACTCACGGTGTTAG CACTGGAATTCGTAGCGTAGTGGATGACAAAGCTGGGAAATCAAATGGTGGTCTCAAGAGTGATCCAATGTGCAATGCCTGTGAGATGGCTGTGGTATGGATGCAGAACCAACTGGCCCAGAACAAGACACAGGAGCTCATCCTGACCTACATTAATCAG CTTTGTGAGCGTCTTCCTTCTCCCATGGGAGAATCAGCCGTGGACTGTGCCAGTCTTGGGTCCATGCCCGACATTGCGTTCACCATTGGAGGCAAGAAGTTCAAGCTGAAACCGGAGCAG TACATTCTGAAGGTCGGTGAAGGACAAGCTGCCCAGTGCATCAGTGGATTCACAGCTATGGACATCCCACCACCTCGTGGCCCCCTCTG GATCCTGGGCGATGTTTTCATGGGAGTCTACCACACCGTCTTCGATTACGGCAAGCTGAGGGTTGGCTTCGCGGAGTCGGCCTAA